The DNA region ACCCTTCCACGCAACATACGAAAAAAGTCCCTGATCTATATGTCAGAAGTTAACTTTTTAGGATCTCGGAATGCCTTAGATACATCCTTCCTTGGCAAGGACTAGAGAATTCTTGGAATAGTCAAACTGGAGCCGGATGAACACCTTTGTGCCTAGATCAGGGGCAACTACCAAAATCAGTTCGTCCATCCCTTTATAGACAGGACTAAGTACACCTGGTACATGCTGCTGGATGTCTAGCGTGAGGACCTTGCCACAAGATGGGCAGATGTACACAGCTAGACGCCAAGGTCACACCTGGTAGAAGGCATTATGCGGGGAGATCCACAAGATACTTAGCAAGCAATTATATGTCTCGGCAGTCCTCACAGGGCTCTCACCAGCACCTATCCTCTGCCAGGATGCGTACGGCACGCGTAAGCGCCGTGTGCCTAGGTGATGTCCGTTCCACATGGTCAAGTAGTGTGCGCAGCGCAGGGCCCAAGTCCGCCTCCTGGGGAGGGGTCAGGCCCACCTTCTGAAATCCATTGGCCAATAGATGGGCTGCCTCGGAATGTCTACCTCTCAGCTCTGCCTTTATAGCCGCCACAGCGTTGGCTAGTGCACTCTCGACATAGTCCCAGTCTTCTCCCCTAGCCTCGGGGTTTCCCAGGTCGTAACTCTCATCGCCCGCAACAGAGGTCGCTCGCACCTCGAGGTCCAGCCTCCAGAAGAGCGGCAAGCCTGCAAAGCGAACGAATACTAACCGGCGCTTGCGCGAGCGCTGCAAGTCAGGATCATATCTCAGGGATTCGACCGGATGAACGCGCCACAGGATAGATGGGAGCATAGCCAAGCATTGATCGAATCTTTCATCAGGCACCACCCACAGTAGGTCTATGTCGCTATACGCATCGGCCACGCCCTGGGCAAGAGAGCCACGTAGTCTTACTTCGGAGCCTTTGCAAGCATGCAGCAGCAATGCCTCGACATCACCCCGTACCCTGTCACGCTCCATAAGATCTATTGGTGCCTGACGAGGATATTTACTCATGGGGTAGGGGCACTATGCGCGTGAGGTGGACATGATCATCGGTGGCCCATATCACCCCGTCGAAAGCCTCCTCCATGCGCAGCCTGTCCCGAGCCGGCCAGGACTCCACCACCTCCGACAGCACGGCGGTCTTGAGCACCAGCTCCCTGTTGCCGGTGGACCTGGACAGGTCCTCCTGCTGCCTGAGGGCGGTGTCGAGGTCCACATCCTCCGTCCAGTCAAAGCTGCCCCAGATGGGCATGCCCAGCTCGCTCTTCTCGTCTATCACGCGCTTGAGCGTGCTGGCCCGTCCGTGCAGCGGGTCGAGCTCCCGCACGAAGATCATCCTGCCCTCATGCTCGAGCCGACGGACGTCCAGGCCGAAGCGCGTATAGGCGGCACGGAGCTGGTCGGCGTTGATGTCCTCACCTACGTAGAACTTGGCTAGGAACGCCCCCCGAGCCTCCCCCACCTGGAAGAAGGCAGCGTCGACCCTGTGCATCAGCTCCTGGCTGCCCACCACCGCGACCAGCCTATCGGGGGTGCGGATGAAGGAGTTGAGGAATCCCGTGAGCGTGCGCGCCTGCTCCCTGCCGCGGATGAACTCCTCGAGGGAGGAGCGGCGTATGCGCCACACCTTCCCCAGCTTCACGCACGGCAGCCGCCCCTCCCTGCACCACCGGTAGATGGTCACAGGGCGCACCCCCAGGTACTGGGCCACCTCTTCTACCCCTAGCAGATCCTTCTCCGGACTCTCCATCAGCTCACTTCCAACTAATCGTGACCAAAGCGTATTGACAGGCCGCGGCCTTTCCTGTACTATTTAGAACTAGAGTGTACTTTTTTATACATTGAGTATCTCTAATACCAGGCTACTCGAGATTACACAGCAAGAACATAGCCATCAAGCTGTGTTTGTTGGTGTTGCTTTCTCCATGATATAGGATTTGCTGTTTTTCCGCGAGGGCCGTGCTGGGGGAAGGTTTTGTCCGCGAAGATAGTGCTGTTTGAGGACAACCCCGATATTCGGGAGTTCGTGAGCATGGTGCTCCGGGAGGAGGGCTACGAGGTCGTGGTCCCGGAGAGCCTAACCGAGGCGCTGGAGCACATCGAGCTCCACGGCGC from Thermobaculum terrenum ATCC BAA-798 includes:
- a CDS encoding nucleotidyltransferase domain-containing protein codes for the protein MSKYPRQAPIDLMERDRVRGDVEALLLHACKGSEVRLRGSLAQGVADAYSDIDLLWVVPDERFDQCLAMLPSILWRVHPVESLRYDPDLQRSRKRRLVFVRFAGLPLFWRLDLEVRATSVAGDESYDLGNPEARGEDWDYVESALANAVAAIKAELRGRHSEAAHLLANGFQKVGLTPPQEADLGPALRTLLDHVERTSPRHTALTRAVRILAEDRCW
- a CDS encoding helix-turn-helix domain-containing protein encodes the protein MESPEKDLLGVEEVAQYLGVRPVTIYRWCREGRLPCVKLGKVWRIRRSSLEEFIRGREQARTLTGFLNSFIRTPDRLVAVVGSQELMHRVDAAFFQVGEARGAFLAKFYVGEDINADQLRAAYTRFGLDVRRLEHEGRMIFVRELDPLHGRASTLKRVIDEKSELGMPIWGSFDWTEDVDLDTALRQQEDLSRSTGNRELVLKTAVLSEVVESWPARDRLRMEEAFDGVIWATDDHVHLTRIVPLPHE